Genomic window (bacterium):
TCGTGGATGCTACGAGCGGTCCGGTTCTGACACCGAAGGACACGCTCAACCTGGCGTATTCGATCCTGACGGAGAACCAGAAGAAGCGTTTCGAGACGGAGGACGAGCTGGATTTCTCCTTCGGGATCCAGAACCTCGCGCGCTTCCGCGGCAACGTCTACCGCCAGCGCGGCTGCGTCGCCCTGGCCATCCGTCAGATCCCGTTCCACATCAAGACCATTGCGGAGCTGGGGCTGCCGCCCCAGATCGAGCGGCTGGCCGAGCGGCCCCGGGGCCTCGTGCTCGTCACCGGCCCCACGGGCTCCGGCAAGAGTACGACCCTCGCCGCGATGATCGACAAGATCAACCGCGAGCGACGCGGCCACATCCTCACCGTCGAGGACCCGATCGAATTCGTCCACCGGCACCAGAGCTGCCTGGTGAACCAGCGCGAGGTGGGCTCGGATACCAAGAGCTTCGCCAATGCGCTCAAGTACGCGCTCCGTCAGGACCCGGACGTGATCCTGATCGGCGAGATGCGCGACCTGGAGACGATCTCTGCCGCGCTCACCATCGCGGAGACCGGTCACCTGGCGCTGGCCACGCTGCACACCAACTCGGCGGCGGAAACCATCAACCGCATCATCGACGTCTTCCCCGCCCACCAGCAGGCCCAGGTCCGGGCCCAACTCGCCTTCGTCCTCGAGGGCGTGGTCACGCAAACGCTGCTGCCTCGGAAGGGGGGTGGCCGCGTTTGCGCGTGTGAGATCATGATCTGCACTCCCGCCGTGCGGGCCTGCATCCGGGATGACAAGGTCCACCAGATCTACTCGATCATGCAGGCGGGGAAGAAGCACGGCATGCAGACCATGAACGACGCCTTCTACCAGCTCATCGTCTCGGGCGTGGTGAGCGAGGAGGAGTGCTTGAAGCGCTCCCCCGACCCCACCGAGCTGCTGCGGATGCTGGGCAAGCCCGTGCCCGCCAACTGACGCCGGAGGGAATCGATGGCGACCTTCACCTACTCCGCTCGCACCTTGGCCGGTGACATCCAGACCGGCACGGTGGACCTGCCCAGCCGCGACGAGGTCGTCAACTACCTGCGGCGGCAGAAGCTCATTCCGATCAAGGTCGAGGAGAAGACCGGCGGGTTCGAGCTCAGCTTCGGCTCCGGGATCAACACCCGCCAGATCGTCATCTTCACGCGGCAGTTCGCGACCATGATCAACGCCGGGCTGCCGCTCGTGCAGAGTCTGGACATCCTCGCCAAGCAGAGCGAGAGCAAGGCGCTGCGCAAGGTCATCGAGCAGGTGCTCTACGACGTGGAGGCCGGGAACACGCTCGCCGACTCCATGCGCAAGCACCCTAACGCGTTCTCGGAGCTCTACGTCAACATGGTGGCCGCGGGTGAGGCGGGCGGCATCCTGGACGTGATCCTGCTCCGCCTCGCCACGTTCCTGGAGAAGGCGGACGCGCTGCGGCGGAAGATCAAGGGGGCCATGATCTATCCGGCGGTGATCCTGCTCGTCGCGGTCGCCGCCGTGGCGACGCTGCTCATCTTCGTGATCCCCACCTTCGAGAACATGTTCGCGAGCGCGAACGTGCCGCTGCCGCTGCCCACGCGGATCGTCATCGAGTTGAGCAGGCTGTTGCAGGCGTACTGGTGGCTCCTGCTCGGCGTGGCCTTGCTCGTTGCGTTCCTCGTCCGGCAGACGTACAGGACGCCCGGCGGCCGGCTCGCGATCGACCGCATGTTGCTGGGCCTGCCCCTCATCGGCCCGTTGCTGCGGAAGGCGGCGATCGCCCGGTTCACGCGCACGCT
Coding sequences:
- a CDS encoding pilus assembly protein PilC translates to MATFTYSARTLAGDIQTGTVDLPSRDEVVNYLRRQKLIPIKVEEKTGGFELSFGSGINTRQIVIFTRQFATMINAGLPLVQSLDILAKQSESKALRKVIEQVLYDVEAGNTLADSMRKHPNAFSELYVNMVAAGEAGGILDVILLRLATFLEKADALRRKIKGAMIYPAVILLVAVAAVATLLIFVIPTFENMFASANVPLPLPTRIVIELSRLLQAYWWLLLGVALLVAFLVRQTYRTPGGRLAIDRMLLGLPLIGPLLRKAAIARFTRTLGTLVSSGVPILEGLEITARTAGNRVIHDAIMTSRASIAGGETIAEPLKRSGVFPPMVVQMINVGEQTGGLDEMLSKIADFYDEEVDSAVEALLSAMEPIMIVILGVVIGGMIVAMYLPIFDMINAVQG
- a CDS encoding type IV pili twitching motility protein PilT — its product is MSQNVITEDRPSTAVGRDTQAPAVNLRALLEEMIRVGASDLHITAGERPKLRIDGEIVDATSGPVLTPKDTLNLAYSILTENQKKRFETEDELDFSFGIQNLARFRGNVYRQRGCVALAIRQIPFHIKTIAELGLPPQIERLAERPRGLVLVTGPTGSGKSTTLAAMIDKINRERRGHILTVEDPIEFVHRHQSCLVNQREVGSDTKSFANALKYALRQDPDVILIGEMRDLETISAALTIAETGHLALATLHTNSAAETINRIIDVFPAHQQAQVRAQLAFVLEGVVTQTLLPRKGGGRVCACEIMICTPAVRACIRDDKVHQIYSIMQAGKKHGMQTMNDAFYQLIVSGVVSEEECLKRSPDPTELLRMLGKPVPAN